In Paraburkholderia bryophila, a single genomic region encodes these proteins:
- a CDS encoding DUF2950 domain-containing protein, translating into MMRLSPRGALRAHLATLAAEFGTAGTLLMASALLMGTPAAHAQAVYPSADDAANAFVDALSRNDEGALKHVLGSDFHRFIPTEGIGQDDIYEFLGAWSKGHQIVDDPATGNGHATAHLAVGDSGWTLPIPLVQAAHGWRFDPPAARNEMLTRRIGRNERAAIQTSLAYLDAQNDYHNLTQRYAERFVSTPGQHDGLYWVTAPGETESPLGPLAATMPNGTLPKEAYHGYHYRILTAQGAHAKGGAQNYVVNGSMTGGFGLIASPADYGKTGVMSFVVNQDGQVYQKNLGPQTARAAATIRAFDPDDSWQAVQQP; encoded by the coding sequence ATGATGCGCTTATCCCCACGCGGCGCGTTGCGCGCCCACCTTGCGACACTCGCCGCCGAGTTCGGCACGGCCGGCACGCTGCTGATGGCGTCGGCCTTGCTGATGGGCACGCCGGCCGCGCACGCTCAAGCGGTCTACCCCAGCGCCGACGACGCCGCCAACGCGTTCGTCGACGCCCTCTCGCGTAACGACGAAGGGGCGCTCAAACACGTGCTCGGCAGCGACTTCCATCGCTTCATTCCAACCGAGGGCATTGGCCAGGACGATATCTACGAGTTCCTCGGCGCATGGTCGAAGGGTCACCAGATCGTCGACGACCCGGCCACCGGCAACGGCCACGCGACCGCGCATCTGGCCGTCGGCGACAGCGGCTGGACCCTGCCGATTCCGCTCGTGCAGGCCGCGCACGGCTGGCGCTTCGATCCGCCCGCGGCGCGCAACGAGATGCTGACGCGCCGTATCGGCCGTAACGAGCGCGCGGCGATCCAGACCTCGCTCGCCTATCTCGATGCGCAAAACGATTATCACAACCTGACCCAGCGCTACGCCGAACGCTTCGTCAGTACGCCGGGACAGCACGACGGCCTGTACTGGGTGACGGCACCCGGCGAAACGGAAAGCCCGCTCGGCCCGCTCGCCGCGACGATGCCTAACGGCACGCTGCCCAAAGAGGCCTATCACGGCTATCACTACCGGATCCTGACCGCGCAGGGTGCGCACGCGAAGGGCGGCGCGCAGAACTATGTGGTGAACGGGTCGATGACCGGCGGGTTCGGACTGATCGCGTCGCCGGCCGACTATGGCAAGACCGGCGTGATGAGCTTCGTCGTCAATCAGGACGGTCAGGTGTATCAGAAGAACCTCGGCCCGCAGACCGCGCGGGCGGCGGCCACGATCCGGGCGTTCGATCCGGACGATAGCTGGCAGGCGGTGCAACAGCCTTAG
- a CDS encoding M3 family metallopeptidase, with protein sequence MSTTPSKHDNPLLDFSDLPRFGDIRPEHVTPALDVLLADAAAAVERAAQPITPASWTDVVEPVERATEPLARAWGVVGHLNAVADTPELRAAYGDNLPRVTEFWSSVGQNLALYEKYKTLHASSDFASLTGERKKILGNALRDFRLSGAELPEDQKPHFAELQERQAGLSKAFSDHVLDATNAYAYLVEEGATEQLAGLPEDVIEGAKEAAERDGKTGYKFTLHFPSYFPVMQYSENRPMRETMYRAYVTRASELGPQYGGGKAAWDNTAVLADQLKLRAEEAHMLGYNNFAEVSLAPKMAESPAQVMAFLEDLATRARPHAEQDWKELREFAANELGMSELQPWDMTFAAERLRQQRYSFSENEVKQYFPEDTVFKGLFKVTETLFGVRIRRDEAAVWHPDVRFFRVENQDGGLVAQFYLDLYAREGKRGGAWMDDARGRHRHAQGGLQTPVAYLTCNFSAPVGGKPACFTHDEVITLFHEFGHGLHHMLTRVDELGVSGINGVEWDAVELPSQFMENFCWEWDVLSDMTSHVDTAKPLPRDLFDKMLAAKNFQSGLGTLRQIVFSMFDMQLHTGFDASGTQNATELASEINERFHVVPQAAFSRWPNTFSHIFAGGYAAGYYSYKWAEVLSADAYAAFEEAAQAASGSVLDQATGMRYRKEILEVGGSRPAMESFKAFRGREPNIDALLRHSGMAPGAEH encoded by the coding sequence ATGTCCACTACCCCCTCGAAGCACGACAATCCGCTCCTCGATTTCTCCGACCTGCCGCGTTTTGGCGACATCCGCCCCGAACACGTCACACCCGCGCTCGACGTGTTGCTCGCCGACGCGGCCGCCGCAGTCGAACGCGCCGCGCAGCCGATCACTCCCGCTTCGTGGACCGACGTGGTCGAACCGGTCGAGCGCGCCACCGAACCGCTGGCGCGCGCCTGGGGCGTGGTCGGCCATCTGAACGCCGTCGCCGACACGCCTGAGTTGCGCGCCGCCTACGGCGACAACCTGCCGCGCGTCACCGAATTCTGGTCGAGCGTCGGTCAGAATCTGGCGCTGTACGAAAAGTACAAGACCTTGCACGCCAGCAGCGACTTCGCGTCGCTCACCGGCGAGCGCAAGAAAATCCTCGGCAATGCGCTGCGCGACTTCCGTCTGTCCGGCGCGGAATTGCCGGAAGACCAGAAGCCGCATTTCGCTGAACTGCAGGAACGCCAGGCCGGGCTGTCGAAAGCATTCTCCGACCACGTGCTCGACGCGACCAACGCGTACGCGTATCTCGTCGAAGAAGGCGCCACCGAGCAACTGGCCGGCCTGCCGGAAGACGTGATCGAAGGCGCGAAAGAAGCCGCCGAACGCGACGGTAAAACCGGCTACAAATTCACGCTGCACTTCCCGTCGTATTTCCCGGTGATGCAGTACTCGGAAAATCGTCCAATGCGCGAAACGATGTATCGCGCCTACGTGACGCGCGCGTCCGAACTCGGGCCGCAATACGGCGGCGGCAAAGCGGCGTGGGACAACACCGCCGTGCTCGCCGACCAGTTGAAATTGCGCGCGGAAGAAGCGCACATGCTCGGCTACAACAACTTCGCCGAAGTCTCGCTCGCGCCGAAAATGGCCGAGTCGCCCGCGCAGGTCATGGCCTTCCTCGAAGACCTCGCCACGCGCGCGCGTCCGCATGCCGAGCAGGACTGGAAAGAGCTGCGCGAATTCGCCGCAAACGAACTCGGCATGAGCGAATTGCAGCCGTGGGACATGACGTTCGCCGCCGAACGTCTGCGCCAGCAGCGCTATTCGTTCTCTGAGAACGAGGTCAAGCAGTACTTCCCGGAAGACACGGTGTTCAAGGGCCTCTTCAAGGTGACCGAGACGCTGTTCGGCGTGCGCATCCGTCGCGACGAAGCAGCCGTGTGGCATCCGGACGTGCGCTTTTTCCGCGTCGAGAATCAGGACGGCGGCCTGGTCGCGCAGTTCTACCTCGATCTGTACGCACGCGAAGGCAAACGCGGCGGCGCCTGGATGGACGACGCGCGCGGCCGTCACCGGCACGCGCAAGGCGGCTTGCAGACGCCGGTCGCGTATCTGACCTGTAACTTCTCGGCGCCGGTCGGCGGCAAACCCGCCTGCTTCACGCACGACGAAGTGATCACGCTGTTCCACGAGTTCGGCCATGGTTTGCATCACATGCTGACGCGCGTCGACGAGCTGGGTGTGTCGGGCATCAATGGCGTGGAGTGGGACGCGGTCGAACTGCCGTCGCAATTCATGGAGAACTTCTGCTGGGAGTGGGACGTGCTCAGCGACATGACCTCGCACGTCGACACCGCCAAGCCGTTGCCGCGCGATCTGTTCGACAAGATGCTGGCCGCGAAGAACTTCCAGAGCGGGTTGGGCACGTTGCGCCAGATCGTGTTCTCGATGTTCGACATGCAACTGCATACCGGTTTCGATGCGTCCGGCACGCAGAACGCCACCGAACTCGCGAGCGAGATCAACGAGCGTTTCCACGTGGTGCCGCAGGCCGCGTTCTCGCGTTGGCCGAATACGTTCAGCCATATTTTCGCGGGCGGCTACGCGGCGGGCTACTACAGCTACAAGTGGGCCGAAGTGCTGTCGGCGGATGCGTACGCCGCGTTCGAGGAAGCGGCGCAAGCCGCGAGCGGCAGCGTGCTCGATCAGGCAACCGGCATGCGTTATCGCAAGGAGATTCTGGAGGTGGGCGGCAGCCGTCCGGCGATGGAGTCGTTCAAGGCGTTCCGCGGCCGCGAGCCGAATATCGACGCGTTGCTGCGTCATAGCGGCATGGCGCCTGGCGCGGAGCATTGA
- a CDS encoding DUF3300 domain-containing protein, producing the protein MKRSGAHRSRVMLVCAALAGAPLFIGLLAPSAVHAQSAPKMSNQQLDSLTAPIALYPDALLAQVLMASTFPQDVQAAAAWSKANSKLQGDDAVKAVAAEPWDPSVQSLVAFPQVLATMASKPDWVAQLGTAFLGQSNDVMDSVQRLRKQAQAAGNLKTSSQQKVVVEQSTIQIVPANPQVVYVPTYNPTVVYGTWPYPAYPPVYVPPPPGYAIASGLAAGLAFGAGVAVANSLWGGFNWNTHDVNINVNRYNNVNVNNRLNVNSNTTNWNRNANVNRNVNNANLNRNGNNNLGGAQRDAYRGRDDARSQAQQTLQNRTGQNLSGNASQRVQGIHQGGTANADLQNRAQNVNRDNALRGSGDGNNARQDMQRGQSSRDSLANRGGQQRAGGGVGANGGGQQRAGGGLGANGGGVQRGGGGGGGAGGGRLGGGGGGGGGAGGHHFGRGR; encoded by the coding sequence GTGAAACGATCCGGAGCACACCGCTCGCGGGTGATGCTGGTTTGCGCCGCTCTGGCCGGTGCGCCACTCTTCATCGGACTGCTCGCGCCGAGCGCGGTCCATGCGCAAAGCGCGCCGAAGATGTCGAACCAGCAACTCGACTCGCTGACCGCGCCAATCGCGCTCTATCCCGACGCGCTGCTCGCCCAGGTGCTGATGGCCTCCACTTTTCCGCAGGACGTGCAGGCCGCGGCCGCGTGGTCGAAAGCGAACTCGAAGCTGCAAGGCGACGACGCGGTCAAGGCCGTCGCCGCCGAACCGTGGGATCCGAGCGTGCAGTCGCTGGTCGCGTTTCCGCAGGTGCTCGCCACGATGGCCTCGAAACCCGACTGGGTCGCGCAACTGGGCACCGCTTTTCTCGGCCAGTCCAACGACGTGATGGACTCCGTGCAGCGTTTGCGCAAGCAGGCGCAGGCCGCCGGCAATCTGAAGACGAGCTCGCAGCAGAAGGTCGTGGTCGAACAGAGCACGATTCAGATCGTGCCGGCCAATCCGCAGGTGGTGTACGTGCCGACCTATAACCCGACGGTGGTGTACGGCACCTGGCCTTACCCGGCGTATCCGCCGGTGTATGTGCCGCCGCCGCCCGGCTATGCGATCGCGAGCGGTCTCGCCGCGGGGCTCGCGTTCGGCGCCGGCGTCGCCGTGGCCAATTCGCTGTGGGGCGGCTTCAACTGGAACACGCATGACGTCAACATCAACGTCAATCGCTACAACAACGTCAACGTCAACAACCGGCTCAACGTCAACAGCAACACGACGAACTGGAACCGCAACGCCAACGTCAATCGCAACGTCAACAACGCGAATCTGAATCGCAACGGCAATAACAACCTCGGCGGCGCGCAGCGCGATGCCTACCGTGGCCGCGACGACGCGCGTTCCCAGGCGCAGCAAACCCTGCAGAATCGCACCGGGCAAAATCTGAGCGGCAATGCGAGCCAGCGCGTGCAAGGCATCCACCAGGGCGGCACGGCGAACGCCGATTTGCAGAATCGCGCGCAGAACGTCAATCGCGATAACGCGCTGCGCGGCTCCGGCGACGGCAACAATGCCCGTCAGGATATGCAGCGCGGCCAGTCGAGCCGCGATTCGCTCGCGAATCGCGGCGGTCAGCAACGCGCGGGGGGCGGCGTCGGTGCGAACGGTGGCGGTCAGCAACGCGCGGGCGGAGGGCTCGGCGCAAACGGCGGCGGCGTCCAGCGGGGTGGGGGCGGCGGTGGTGGCGCAGGCGGAGGCAGGCTCGGTGGTGGAGGCGGCGGCGGTGGCGGTGCCGGTGGACACCATTTCGGCCGCGGCCGTTGA
- the folD gene encoding bifunctional methylenetetrahydrofolate dehydrogenase/methenyltetrahydrofolate cyclohydrolase FolD, with the protein MTAKLIDGLALSQTLRADVATRAAALTARGHQPGLAVVLVGDNPASEVYVRNKIKACHDNGLGSSFDRYPADLPEAELLARIDELNRDPRIHGILVQLPLPKHIDSHKVIEAIAPEKDVDGFHVANAGALMTGQPLFRPCTPYGVMKMLAAYEIPLQGANAVVIGRSNIVGKPMALLLLEAGATVTICHSKTRDLAAHTRHADVVVAATGLRNILTAEMVKPGAAVIDVGMNRDEAGKLCGDVDFAGVKEVAGYITPVPGGVGPMTITMLLVNTIEAAEREAAANA; encoded by the coding sequence ATGACAGCCAAACTGATCGACGGCCTAGCCCTTTCCCAGACCCTGCGCGCCGACGTCGCCACGCGCGCCGCCGCGTTGACCGCCCGCGGCCATCAGCCGGGCCTCGCCGTGGTGCTGGTCGGCGACAATCCGGCTAGCGAAGTGTATGTGCGCAACAAGATCAAGGCCTGCCACGACAACGGCCTCGGTTCGTCGTTCGACCGTTATCCGGCCGATCTGCCGGAAGCCGAGCTGCTCGCGCGCATCGACGAACTGAACCGCGACCCGCGCATTCACGGCATTCTGGTGCAACTGCCGTTGCCGAAGCATATCGACAGCCACAAGGTGATCGAGGCGATCGCGCCCGAGAAAGACGTGGACGGCTTTCACGTCGCCAACGCCGGCGCGTTGATGACCGGTCAGCCGCTGTTCCGTCCGTGCACGCCGTACGGCGTGATGAAAATGCTCGCCGCCTACGAAATTCCGCTGCAAGGCGCAAACGCGGTGGTGATCGGCCGCTCGAACATCGTCGGCAAGCCGATGGCGCTGCTGTTGCTCGAAGCGGGCGCAACGGTCACGATCTGCCATAGCAAGACGCGCGATCTGGCCGCTCATACGCGCCATGCGGACGTGGTGGTTGCCGCCACCGGCCTGCGCAACATTCTGACGGCGGAAATGGTCAAGCCGGGCGCGGCGGTGATCGACGTCGGCATGAATCGCGACGAAGCCGGCAAGCTGTGCGGCGACGTCGATTTCGCGGGCGTCAAGGAAGTGGCCGGCTATATCACGCCGGTGCCGGGCGGCGTCGGCCCGATGACCATCACGATGCTGCTGGTCAACACGATCGAAGCCGCCGAGCGCGAAGCGGCCGCGAACGCATAA
- a CDS encoding acyltransferase family protein, which translates to MNPLSHALSRNGNNFDLVRLLAAVAVVYGHSYLLQAPDGTTDWIQNALGFDGFGALGVYAFFLLSGMLVTASFDRQRSVPRFAALRIARLWPAVAVGSLVTVFVIGPLFTTLPLRDYFASGMTWANLDNFSTIVLKTGWALPGVFEHNRFPVDICGPLWTLPLEVRCYLIVLVTGLLGLLSSARGVALAAALGCAAFVLRVHVPHLQIGLRDFSETPGGYSFWPEPFFMLGMLLYGWRERINISGLTALGLMMVFLVFRDTAGAQPLFYLAFVVGVLWVGTTPLLRRLVPRHDYSYGIYLYGFMVQQCIANIAPQLSHVTSLLIAAPLILLCAALSWHCVERPVLKWCRARLARREAPLAEGMAAGDQA; encoded by the coding sequence ATGAACCCGCTTTCGCACGCTCTATCGCGTAACGGCAATAACTTCGACCTCGTGCGCCTTCTGGCCGCCGTGGCCGTCGTGTATGGCCACTCGTATCTGCTGCAGGCGCCCGACGGCACCACGGACTGGATCCAGAACGCGCTCGGTTTCGACGGTTTCGGCGCGCTCGGCGTGTACGCGTTTTTCCTGCTGAGCGGCATGCTGGTGACCGCGAGCTTCGACCGGCAACGCTCGGTGCCGCGCTTCGCGGCGTTGCGCATTGCGCGTTTGTGGCCGGCGGTGGCAGTGGGCTCGCTGGTGACGGTGTTCGTCATCGGTCCGTTGTTCACCACGTTGCCGCTGCGCGACTACTTCGCGTCCGGCATGACGTGGGCCAACCTCGACAACTTCTCGACCATCGTGCTGAAAACCGGCTGGGCGCTGCCCGGCGTGTTCGAGCACAACCGCTTTCCCGTCGACATCTGCGGCCCGCTGTGGACGCTGCCGCTCGAAGTGCGCTGCTACCTGATCGTGCTCGTGACCGGGCTGCTGGGGCTGCTGTCCAGCGCGCGCGGAGTGGCGCTGGCGGCGGCGCTGGGTTGCGCGGCGTTCGTGCTGCGCGTGCATGTGCCGCATCTGCAGATCGGGCTGCGCGATTTCAGCGAAACGCCCGGCGGCTATTCGTTCTGGCCGGAGCCGTTCTTCATGCTGGGGATGCTGCTCTACGGATGGCGCGAACGGATCAACATTAGCGGCCTGACGGCGCTTGGGCTGATGATGGTGTTTCTCGTGTTCCGCGATACGGCCGGCGCGCAGCCGCTGTTCTATCTGGCCTTCGTGGTCGGCGTGCTGTGGGTCGGTACGACGCCGTTGCTGCGGCGCCTGGTGCCGCGTCACGATTACTCGTATGGGATCTATCTGTACGGCTTCATGGTGCAGCAATGCATCGCGAATATCGCGCCGCAGTTGAGCCATGTGACGTCGCTACTGATCGCCGCGCCGTTGATCCTGCTGTGCGCGGCGCTGTCGTGGCACTGCGTGGAGCGGCCGGTGCTGAAGTGGTGCCGCGCAAGGCTGGCGCGCCGTGAGGCGCCGCTTGCCGAGGGCATGGCGGCGGGAGATCAGGCGTGA